The DNA window ATCATTTCGAACTCCTCGGCATTGCGGCCATGCGCGAACACGCCCGCGTCGGTGCCGAACGCGATCGGCACGCCGAGCCGCTTGGCCCCGGCCATCGCCTTGCCGACCTGATCGAGCGTCATGCGGATCTTCTGCTCCACCACCGGTGTGTAGACGCCCTGACCCAGCCCTTCGGAAATGCCGCGAAAGGCGAGGAGGGTGGGGACCATATAGGTGCCCTTTTCCTTCATGACGGTGAGCGCGGCTTCATCGGCGAAGGTGCCGTGCTCCACCGAATCGATCCCTGCGCGCGCCGCCGCCTCGATACCGCGCGCGCCATGGGCGTGGGCGGCGACCTTGAGGCCGAGCGAATGCGCGGTATCGACAATGGAGCGCATCTCCTCCTGCGAGAAATGCGCGCCCAGCCCGCGGCCTTGCTGGCTCAGCACGCCGCCGGTCGCGGTGATCTTGATGACATCGGAGCCGTTCTGGCTGGCGAGCCGCACCTTTTCGGCGCACTCCACCGCGCCGGTGCAGGTAAAGCCGGGATCGAGCAGCAGGTTCACCTCCGGCGTGAAGCCGCTTACGTCGCCATGTCCGCCGACGATCGACAGCGCCGGGCCGGAAGCCAGGATGCGCGGCCCCTCGATCAGCCCTTCCGCCGTCCCGCGCCGCAGCACGAACGCGCCCTCTTGGGACGATCCGACGTCGCGCACGGTGGTGAAACCGGCGCGCACCGTCTTGGCAGCGTTCTTCACGCCTACCACCACGCCCCATTCGGCAGGCTCCACCGCTTCCTTCCAGAAATCGCCGCCCGGATCACCGGTCAGGTGGACATGCGTGTCGATGAGGCCGGGCAGCACCGTCTTGTCGGAAAGGTCGATAACGTCCGCGCCGGTGGCGGTGCGATTGATGCCCCGGGTGATCGAGACGATTCTGCCGTCTTCCACCACAATTGTCGCCGGGCCCATCGGATCGGACGCCGCATCGGTGATCAGGTTGCCGGCAAGGATGGTCTCGGCGGCGGCGGGGGCGGAAAGGCCGAGCAGCGGCAGGGCCAGCAATAGGGCTTTCATGGGGTCTCTCTCCTGTTTGGTCCCAAGCGAATCGCGTCCGCTGGGCTTGCCTCAAGGCGTAGCGCAACCGGGCGGCCTTCGCATACCCGGCGAATGGCGCGGAGCGACGCGCGGGCAAATGGACTTGCCAGCGGCTTCGTGATGGAGGCAGAGGCGGCGGCTATGCAGAGCGCAAACACCGCAGCCGATCGCCTGATGGCGCACCGCCCCTTCCTGTTGGCGGCGCTGGCCGGGATTCTCGTTGCCTGGGGCTTCGCGCCCTCCTTCACCTTCCTCGTGATCCCCGTAATCGGTTTTGCCTTGCTGATCCGATTGCTGATGCTGGCCGAGGGCAAGCGGCGGGTATTCGTGATCGGATGGTTGTTCGGGCTGACGCAGTTCGTGCTGGGCCTCAACTGGATCGCCACCGCTTTCACCTATCAGGCGGAGATGCCGGCCTGGCTGGGCTGGATCGCGGTGGTTCTGCTGTCGATCTACCTCGCGGTCTATCCGGCGCTCGCGGCGCTCGGCGCCTGGTGGATCGGGCGCGGGCGACCGATTGCGCTGGTGCTGGCCTTTGCCGGTTTGTGGACGCTAACCGAATGGCTGCGCGGCTGGCTGTTCACCGGTTTCCCATGGAATCCGGTTTCCAGCCTGACGGTCGATTACGGCCTGCTGCCGCACGGCGCGCGGTTTGTCGGGACCTATGGTTTTTCCGGACTGCTGCTGATTGTACCGGGTGCGCTGGCACAAATTGGCAGTATGAGCCTGCGCGATCGTCGCTTCATGGCGCTCGGCGTGGTCAGCCTGATCATGCTGATCGCCGCCTTCCTGCCAAAGAACCTGTTCAGCGATCCGCTGCCGGAGAGCGCGCCGCACATCGCGATCGTGCAGCCCAATATCGGACAGGACATCGCCAACGATCCGCGCCGTTACGAGGAGTTTTTCCAGCGGCTCGCGCGCCTGTCTCAGCCTGCGCCCGGCGAGGCGCCGTTCGACATGGTTTTCTGGCCGGAAGGCGCGATCCCCGATTATCTCGAAAGCGGTTATCCGCGCCGCTATTATATGGACACGACCTACGGCGCCTCTGCCGAGCTGGCGCGCGCGCGGATCGCGACGATCGTGCCCGGCGGGCGGCTGATCACCGGCGCGCAGGATCTGGAAATCGGCTCCTCCGGCCTCACCGGTGCTAGAAATGTTGTCACCGTGATCGGCCCTTCCGGTGCGATCGAGGGCAGCTACGCCAAGGCACATCTGGTGCCTTATGGCGAATATCTGCCGATGCGCTCGCTTCTGCAGCCGCTTGGCCTGTCACGGCTGGTGGCGGGCTCGATCGATTTCGATCCCGGTCCAGGGCCGCGCTCGATCAGCCTGTCCGGCGATCCCAAAATGGGCGTGCAAATCTGCTACGAGATCGTGTTTTCCGGCCATGTCATCGATTCCCGCGACCGGCCGGCCTTCCTGTTCAACCCGTCCAATGATGGATGGTTCGGCACCTGGGGCCCGCCGCAGCATCTGAAGCAAGCTCGGTTGCGGGCCATCGAGGAAGGGCTGCCGCTGGTGCGCTCGACCACCACCGGGATCAGCGCACTGGTGGATGCGGACGGACGTGTGCTGGCTTCGCTGGCGACAGGAAAAGAGGCGCGGATCGATGCGCTTCTGCCTCCGCCGCTTGCCCCCACTTGGTTCGCGCGCTTCGGCAACTGGCTTGCCATCCTGTGCGGCGTACTGCTCGTCGCGCTCGGCATTGCAAGCGCGCGGGCACGTCGCTAAGGCGCATATAAAGCTTTCTTTATATCACCTGATTTCCGGAAGGGACGTCTCCCCATGCGCAGCGATTATATCTTTACGTCCGAAAGCGTTAGCGAAGGACATCCTGACAAGGTGGCGGATCAGGTGTCCGATGCCATCGTCGATCTGATGCTGTCCAACGATCCCGAATCGCGCGTGGCCTGCGAAACGCTCACCACCACCAACCGCGTGGTACTGGCCGGCGAAATCCGCTGCCAGCCGCTTTATGACGCCAAGGATCATGCCGCGACGGGCGGCTGGGCACCCGGTGCCGTGGCCAAGATCGAAGAGGCGGTGCGCGGCACGGTGAAAGACATCGGCTACGAACAGGACGGTTTCCACTGGGAAACGCTGGAGCTGCAGAACTACCTCCATGGCCAGTCGAGCGAGATCGCGCAGGGCGTCGATGCCAAGGACAATAAGGACGAAGGCGCGGGCGATCAGGGCATCATGTTCGGCTTCGCCTGTGACGAGACGCCGGATCTGATGCCGGCGACGCTCGATTATTCGCACAAGATTTTGGCGCGCATGGCGGACGATCGTAAGTCTGGGGCGGCGGACTTTCTGGAGCCCGACAGCAAGAGCCAGGTGACGCTGCGCTATGTGGACGGCAAGCCGGTCGGTGCCGAGGCGCTGGTCGTCTCCACCCAGCACGCGCCGGGTTATTATTTCCACGATGGCGAGGGCGATGCCGAGAAATATGGCAAGCTGAACGATTATGTCCGCTCCGTCTTCGCAGATGTGCTTCCGGACGGGTTCGTCAGCGACAAGACGGTGATCCACGTCAACCCCACCGGTCGCTTCGAGATCGGGGGGCCGGACGGCGATGCCGGGCTTACCGGCCGCAAGATCATCGTGGACACCTATGGCGGCGCGGCTCCCCATGGCGGCGGCGCGTTCAGCGGCAAAGACCCGACCAAGGTCGATCGGTCGGCGGCTTATATTACGCGATATCTGGCCAAAAACGTCGTGGCGGCGGGGCTTGCCAAGCGCTGCACGATCCAGCTGAGCTATGCCATCGGCGTGGCCGAGCCGCTGTCCGTCTATGTCGACATGCACAATACGGGAGAGGTCGATCCGGCGAAGCTGGAAACGCTGCTGCCGCAGCTCGTTCGCCTTACCCCGCGCGGCATCCGCACGCATCTGGGCCTCAACAAGCCGATCTATCGCCCCAGCGCCGCCTACGGCCATTTCGGGCGCGACGTGAAGGGTGATCTGTTCCCCTGGGAGAAGACCGACCTCGCCGAGAAGCTCAAGGCCGAGTTTTAAGCCGCCAGTCATGACGGCTTATAAGGAAGGCGATCCGACCACGCTCAACCGGCTCTATGGCCGTTCCAAGGGCAAACCCCTGCGTGAGCGGCAGCAGCGGCTGATCGACGAACTGCTGCCGCAGATATCCGTGCCGGATGAAGGCGCGGTAACGTCTCGCGCGCTGACCGGCATGGACCGGCCGCTGCATTTCGAGATCGGTTTCGGTTCGGGCGAGCATATGATCGAGCGGGCCGATATGCTGCCCGACCATGTGTTCGTGGGCGCGGAGCCCTTCGTGAACGGCGTCGCGAGCGCGCTGGTGCAGATCGAGGAGCGGGGCCTGCCCAATGTGCGCCTGCACAATGGCGACGCGCTGGAAGTGCTTTCCCGCGTACCCGACGGCTCGCTCAGCTTTGTCTATCTGCTGCATCCCGACCCATGGCCGAAAGCCAGGCATGCGAAGCGGCGGATGATGAACAAGGGGCCGGTCGACATGATCGCGGCCAAGCTGAAGCCCAATGGCGAGTTCCGCTTCGGAACCGATCACCCCGTCTATCTGCGCCACGCGCTGTCGGTGATGAAAGACCGCACCGATTTCGAATGGTTGTGCAAAAGTCCGACGGACTTCCTGACGCGTCCGGGCGGCTGGCCCGAGACTCGCTACGAGGCGAAGGCCCGGCGGCAGGGGCACGAAGTCTGGTACTTTCGATTCAGGCGACGCTAGACTACGCGGATTTTGTAAAAACAACGACTTAGCTAAAAGCGCGCACGCCAGAATTGCCTCCAATTCGCCCCTTTTTCCGCTTGCGTGATTACCCGGTGATTGCCAGAAAAAGGCCACGAGGTACTGCATGGCAACAGGAAAAATCAGCAAGCGCACGGTCGATTCACTCCCGGTTGGACCTAAGGAAAACTATCTTTGGGACACCGATCTCAAGGGCTTTGGCGTCAAGATTACAGCTGCTGGATCAATCAGTTACATAATCCAGTTCCGAATGGGCGGACGAGAAGCGAAGACCCGTCGTTTCACGATCGGATCACATGGATCGCCCTGGACACCGACTACTGCACGCTTGGAAGCTGAGCGATTGTTGGTGATTGTTGCGCAGGGCATTGATCCGGTTGATGCGGAAAAGCAGCGCCGCCGGGAAGCTGTCGACCTCGCCTTCTCGAATTACGCTGACCTCTTCACTCGCTCCTGCAAACGCGAGGGATGGCGTCGCCTGGTGGAGCGATCCATTCGCCTCTACCTCAAGCCCACATTCGGAATGAAGGCGCTGCCAGCGATTACGAAGATCGACGTCGTTTCGGTTCTCGATCAGATGCCGCCCAAGCAGGTGGCAAACCGGCGAAATGTCTTTGCCGTTATGCGCCGCCTGTTTCGCTGGGCCGTGAGTCGCGGAGATATCGATCGCAGTCCGATGGAGGGCATGGAAACGCCGCCTCCGGTCAAGCCACGAGAGCGCTGGCTCAAGGATGGCGAACTCCGCCATATCTGGAATGCGGCACCGGAATGTCATCGCTGCTTTGGTCCAATTGTCAGGCTTCTGATCGTAACCGGACAGCGCCGTGAAGAAGTCTCCGGGATGCACTGGCAGGAGCTCAGTCGCAGCGAAAGATTGTGGACCCTGCCCGGATCTCGAACCAAGAACGGAGAACCTAACTCCATTCCCCTCAACGATCTTGCAATCGCCGAGCTCGACCGGGAGGCTCGCGGCGAGAGGTGGCCGCGTAAGGGCCGTGTTTTCGCGACAGCTAGCGGGGCGGGCTTTACGGGATACGCCAAAGGGAAGGTGAAGCTCGACAGCCTGATCGAGGAACGTCGCGAAGAGCCGCTCGAAGCCTGGCGCCTTCATGATCTACGACGAACCCTCGCAACGAACTTCCAGCGGCTTGGCGTTCGGTTTGAAGTCACCGAAGCCGTTCTCAACCATGTGGGCGGATCTCGCGCCGGAGTCGCCGGCATCTACCAGCGCCACGACTGGAAGGACGAAAAGCGCCAGGCGCTCGATGCCTGGAATGACCACCTCGCGACGGTTCTGTCCGAGAGTGGAGAGACGACCTAAAATATTGGCGAGGGCTAGGGCGTCT is part of the Novosphingopyxis iocasae genome and encodes:
- a CDS encoding tyrosine-type recombinase/integrase — translated: MATGKISKRTVDSLPVGPKENYLWDTDLKGFGVKITAAGSISYIIQFRMGGREAKTRRFTIGSHGSPWTPTTARLEAERLLVIVAQGIDPVDAEKQRRREAVDLAFSNYADLFTRSCKREGWRRLVERSIRLYLKPTFGMKALPAITKIDVVSVLDQMPPKQVANRRNVFAVMRRLFRWAVSRGDIDRSPMEGMETPPPVKPRERWLKDGELRHIWNAAPECHRCFGPIVRLLIVTGQRREEVSGMHWQELSRSERLWTLPGSRTKNGEPNSIPLNDLAIAELDREARGERWPRKGRVFATASGAGFTGYAKGKVKLDSLIEERREEPLEAWRLHDLRRTLATNFQRLGVRFEVTEAVLNHVGGSRAGVAGIYQRHDWKDEKRQALDAWNDHLATVLSESGETT
- the trmB gene encoding tRNA (guanosine(46)-N7)-methyltransferase TrmB, which encodes MTAYKEGDPTTLNRLYGRSKGKPLRERQQRLIDELLPQISVPDEGAVTSRALTGMDRPLHFEIGFGSGEHMIERADMLPDHVFVGAEPFVNGVASALVQIEERGLPNVRLHNGDALEVLSRVPDGSLSFVYLLHPDPWPKARHAKRRMMNKGPVDMIAAKLKPNGEFRFGTDHPVYLRHALSVMKDRTDFEWLCKSPTDFLTRPGGWPETRYEAKARRQGHEVWYFRFRRR
- the lnt gene encoding apolipoprotein N-acyltransferase; the protein is MARSDARANGLASGFVMEAEAAAMQSANTAADRLMAHRPFLLAALAGILVAWGFAPSFTFLVIPVIGFALLIRLLMLAEGKRRVFVIGWLFGLTQFVLGLNWIATAFTYQAEMPAWLGWIAVVLLSIYLAVYPALAALGAWWIGRGRPIALVLAFAGLWTLTEWLRGWLFTGFPWNPVSSLTVDYGLLPHGARFVGTYGFSGLLLIVPGALAQIGSMSLRDRRFMALGVVSLIMLIAAFLPKNLFSDPLPESAPHIAIVQPNIGQDIANDPRRYEEFFQRLARLSQPAPGEAPFDMVFWPEGAIPDYLESGYPRRYYMDTTYGASAELARARIATIVPGGRLITGAQDLEIGSSGLTGARNVVTVIGPSGAIEGSYAKAHLVPYGEYLPMRSLLQPLGLSRLVAGSIDFDPGPGPRSISLSGDPKMGVQICYEIVFSGHVIDSRDRPAFLFNPSNDGWFGTWGPPQHLKQARLRAIEEGLPLVRSTTTGISALVDADGRVLASLATGKEARIDALLPPPLAPTWFARFGNWLAILCGVLLVALGIASARARR
- the metK gene encoding methionine adenosyltransferase, which encodes MRSDYIFTSESVSEGHPDKVADQVSDAIVDLMLSNDPESRVACETLTTTNRVVLAGEIRCQPLYDAKDHAATGGWAPGAVAKIEEAVRGTVKDIGYEQDGFHWETLELQNYLHGQSSEIAQGVDAKDNKDEGAGDQGIMFGFACDETPDLMPATLDYSHKILARMADDRKSGAADFLEPDSKSQVTLRYVDGKPVGAEALVVSTQHAPGYYFHDGEGDAEKYGKLNDYVRSVFADVLPDGFVSDKTVIHVNPTGRFEIGGPDGDAGLTGRKIIVDTYGGAAPHGGGAFSGKDPTKVDRSAAYITRYLAKNVVAAGLAKRCTIQLSYAIGVAEPLSVYVDMHNTGEVDPAKLETLLPQLVRLTPRGIRTHLGLNKPIYRPSAAYGHFGRDVKGDLFPWEKTDLAEKLKAEF
- a CDS encoding metal-dependent hydrolase family protein, whose protein sequence is MKALLLALPLLGLSAPAAAETILAGNLITDAASDPMGPATIVVEDGRIVSITRGINRTATGADVIDLSDKTVLPGLIDTHVHLTGDPGGDFWKEAVEPAEWGVVVGVKNAAKTVRAGFTTVRDVGSSQEGAFVLRRGTAEGLIEGPRILASGPALSIVGGHGDVSGFTPEVNLLLDPGFTCTGAVECAEKVRLASQNGSDVIKITATGGVLSQQGRGLGAHFSQEEMRSIVDTAHSLGLKVAAHAHGARGIEAAARAGIDSVEHGTFADEAALTVMKEKGTYMVPTLLAFRGISEGLGQGVYTPVVEQKIRMTLDQVGKAMAGAKRLGVPIAFGTDAGVFAHGRNAEEFEMMVDAGMTPREALASATTVAARLLDMESQIGRIAPGYSADIIAVDGNPLEDARALQNVDWVMVRGQVVK